Proteins encoded by one window of Bacteroidota bacterium:
- a CDS encoding phosphopentomutase, which translates to MHKKVILVILDGVGVGELPDANLYKDEGSNTLANLSDNVASLNLPNLQKFGLGNIIPIKFVPPSEQPNASFGKMAAKSKGKDSTTGHWELLGVITEKEFLTYPNGFPDDLLEKFLSATNSKGYLGNKAASGTDIINDLGEEHQRTGFPIIYTSADSVFQIAAHEQTIPLERLYEICEISRTQVCIGKHLVGRIIARPFAGDPGNYKRTGNRRDFSVAPHGDTLLDILKNKNIPTIGIGKIDDLFAGRGLSEIIHTKSNAEGVRSIIEQSKKNKSGLIIANLVDFDQLYGHRNDPLGFANALEEFDLALPKIAETLSDGEWLILTADHGNDPITPSTDHSREYVPILCYSPDDKVGINLGIRESFADLAKTIGEIFELDDSSLQISGTSFYHSLINK; encoded by the coding sequence TTGCATAAAAAGGTTATTCTTGTTATCCTTGACGGAGTCGGTGTAGGCGAATTACCGGATGCAAATTTGTATAAGGATGAAGGCAGCAACACACTCGCTAATTTATCTGACAATGTTGCCAGCCTCAACCTCCCGAATTTACAAAAATTTGGTCTTGGGAATATTATACCAATTAAGTTTGTACCGCCGTCTGAACAACCGAATGCTTCCTTTGGAAAAATGGCGGCAAAGTCGAAAGGTAAAGATAGCACCACAGGGCATTGGGAATTATTGGGTGTAATTACTGAAAAAGAGTTTCTTACATACCCGAACGGATTTCCTGATGATTTATTGGAAAAATTTTTATCAGCTACAAACTCAAAAGGATATTTAGGAAATAAGGCAGCTTCAGGTACTGATATTATAAATGATTTAGGTGAAGAACATCAGCGGACAGGTTTTCCGATTATTTACACATCGGCAGATTCTGTTTTTCAGATAGCTGCACATGAGCAAACTATACCGCTCGAAAGACTCTATGAAATCTGTGAAATATCGAGAACGCAAGTTTGTATTGGCAAACACTTAGTAGGGCGGATAATTGCACGTCCCTTTGCTGGTGATCCTGGCAATTATAAACGAACAGGAAACAGACGCGATTTTTCGGTTGCGCCTCATGGAGATACATTGTTGGATATTTTGAAAAACAAAAATATCCCAACTATCGGTATCGGAAAAATTGACGACTTGTTTGCCGGAAGAGGATTATCCGAAATTATTCACACGAAATCCAATGCTGAAGGTGTCCGTTCAATAATTGAACAAAGTAAAAAAAATAAATCGGGACTGATTATTGCGAATTTAGTTGATTTCGACCAATTATACGGTCATCGAAATGATCCATTAGGTTTTGCAAATGCTCTGGAAGAATTTGATTTGGCTTTACCTAAAATTGCGGAAACTTTGAGCGACGGCGAATGGTTGATACTCACAGCAGACCACGGTAACGATCCGATAACTCCGAGCACCGATCATTCGCGTGAGTATGTTCCGATACTCTGTTATTCACCGGATGATAAAGTTGGTATCAATTTAGGTATACGTGAATCGTTCGCTGATTTAGCTAAAACTATCGGAGAAATTTTTGAACTCGATGATTCTTCATTGCAAATAAGTGGTACAAGTTTTTATCATTCATTAATAAATAAATAA
- a CDS encoding diguanylate cyclase — protein MLNLTTQSHWDKVFRFIQNIDGLILLVGLSTISITFWIDDLFGKSIFTFIFCTAVCLFILSIMFKQKELTATMFQDAKQSEDILEVRTSEEENEMKKLVFDDFQSDRLGKCVVKEIDDDVVVRSKNKTVAPQTPKEGKKVMVNKPLKPEAKQAVREFQVSDFFDVNADVYKGGSEPRTEFDYLLNKVLAVIKEVTFAHTVAFFWANQEKQQMVCEEKITDSHYFLDSRRFNIGHDIVSKIALQSKPEIITRVNPVSEHELIAYYSQPQFIKSFVGVPVFFKNLVANKSVDEAVAVVAIDSKTEEAFGYETLLLLGQCTKLISGLIKSYTDKYDLLLDAELLNAIHRFQEKIKADLTVSTISQSLVDESTKLLKWDFISVVMQDEVKQIWTVQKVINRSGEIYIRPDTTIDFHSSIVGEVIKNNSHELIEDIGSQNRCRYFEAEKINNSGSFISIPISSMNKCYGALNVESKDKYNFSKQDIEVLYRLTENAAAALEVFYMNKIIDEYVIVDELTGVYSKKFWNEKYNDELSRADDFGEDLSLLFLCVDNYPELLVRYGQNGINHLLVTLSKVIRSSVRQYDLVGRLNKDRFGIALIRTPANEAYLWAEKIRKTIASVVVTFENKSFSVTLSIGVSGASEGMTKEELIKNTSLVLQKATESGGNTVRVF, from the coding sequence ATGTTGAATTTAACAACCCAATCGCATTGGGACAAGGTTTTTCGATTTATTCAGAATATTGATGGGTTGATTTTATTGGTGGGACTCTCAACCATCAGTATAACTTTTTGGATTGACGATCTGTTTGGAAAATCTATATTTACATTTATATTTTGCACGGCTGTTTGTTTATTCATTTTATCAATTATGTTTAAGCAGAAAGAACTAACAGCTACAATGTTTCAGGATGCTAAACAATCCGAGGATATTTTAGAAGTAAGAACATCAGAGGAAGAAAACGAGATGAAAAAACTAGTATTCGATGATTTCCAAAGCGACCGACTGGGGAAATGTGTGGTCAAGGAAATTGACGATGATGTGGTAGTCCGTTCGAAGAATAAAACCGTGGCACCTCAAACTCCAAAAGAGGGGAAAAAAGTTATGGTTAACAAACCTTTAAAACCTGAGGCGAAGCAAGCTGTTCGTGAGTTTCAGGTTTCCGATTTTTTTGATGTGAACGCTGATGTTTACAAAGGTGGTTCAGAACCGCGAACTGAATTTGATTACTTATTGAATAAAGTTCTTGCAGTAATTAAAGAAGTTACTTTTGCCCACACTGTAGCTTTTTTCTGGGCAAACCAGGAAAAACAACAAATGGTTTGTGAAGAAAAAATTACAGACAGTCATTACTTCTTAGATTCCCGTCGTTTTAATATCGGGCATGATATCGTAAGCAAAATCGCTCTACAATCGAAGCCCGAAATCATTACACGAGTTAATCCTGTTTCCGAACACGAATTGATTGCTTATTATTCCCAGCCGCAATTCATAAAATCGTTTGTCGGTGTACCGGTATTCTTTAAAAATTTAGTAGCAAATAAATCAGTCGATGAAGCTGTTGCCGTTGTTGCAATAGATAGTAAAACCGAAGAAGCGTTCGGTTATGAAACATTGCTTCTACTGGGACAGTGTACAAAATTGATTTCGGGATTAATTAAAAGTTATACCGATAAATATGACTTACTTCTTGATGCCGAACTTTTGAATGCAATACATCGTTTTCAAGAGAAGATAAAGGCAGATTTAACTGTCTCAACAATCTCGCAATCGCTTGTTGATGAATCCACAAAATTACTGAAATGGGATTTCATCTCGGTCGTGATGCAGGACGAAGTGAAACAGATTTGGACTGTCCAAAAAGTTATAAACCGTAGCGGCGAAATTTATATTCGACCTGATACTACAATTGATTTTCATTCGAGTATAGTCGGTGAAGTTATAAAAAATAATTCGCACGAATTGATAGAAGATATAGGATCGCAAAACAGATGTCGATATTTTGAAGCCGAAAAAATAAACAATTCCGGTTCGTTCATTTCGATACCGATTAGTTCGATGAATAAATGCTATGGTGCATTAAACGTCGAGAGCAAAGATAAATATAATTTCTCGAAACAGGATATCGAAGTATTATACCGGCTTACAGAAAATGCCGCCGCCGCTCTAGAAGTTTTTTATATGAACAAAATAATCGACGAGTATGTAATCGTCGATGAATTGACGGGCGTTTATTCGAAAAAATTCTGGAACGAAAAATATAATGACGAATTATCCAGAGCCGACGATTTCGGTGAAGATTTATCTTTATTGTTTTTATGTGTGGATAATTACCCCGAATTACTCGTTCGTTATGGTCAAAACGGTATCAATCATTTGCTCGTAACCTTATCAAAGGTCATTCGTAGCAGTGTCAGGCAATACGACCTTGTCGGAAGGTTAAACAAAGACCGGTTCGGAATTGCATTAATACGCACGCCAGCCAATGAGGCATATTTATGGGCTGAAAAAATTCGCAAAACAATCGCTTCGGTCGTGGTAACATTTGAGAATAAAAGTTTTTCTGTTACACTCAGCATCGGGGTCTCCGGTGCGAGCGAAGGAATGACGAAAGAAGAACTAATCAAAAATACGTCATTAGTTCTGCAAAAAGCCACCGAGAGTGGTGGAAACACAGTTAGAGTTTTTTAA
- a CDS encoding DUF1343 domain-containing protein: MFTKALYNVLTFLFIYLSGNVLLYSQQSKVRYGADVFFEKYYEKISGKRVGVICNHTSLLSNGVHIVDSLLKKNIDIVALFSPEHGIRGRVPAGIKVQDQTDSITGIKIYSLYGKTLKPTPEMLQGIEVLLFDLQDVGARFYTYNVTMAYAMQAAAENKIRFILLDRPNPINGVDVEGPLLDVNLKSAVGFFPIPIRHGLTLGEIAKMAVGENWIDKNIQNDLTVIPMENWKRKMYFDGTKLPWVSPSPNMKTVSTAVVYPGNCLFEATNISEGRGTEKPFEYIGAPWIDGKLLAKKLNDLKLKGLRFEPIEFTPASDSVTGATPKYANRKCSGIYFKVLDRQKYKPVETFLYVIQIIQKFYPDSLKYNRNFFDKLIGDKKVLENLNIKNGRKAVEKFSKVGMEGFKKNAQKYLIYAKNP, translated from the coding sequence TTGTTCACAAAAGCGCTATATAATGTACTGACGTTTTTATTTATTTATCTTTCGGGCAACGTTCTACTCTATTCGCAACAAAGCAAGGTTAGATACGGGGCTGATGTATTCTTCGAAAAATATTATGAGAAAATTTCGGGGAAGCGCGTCGGAGTAATTTGCAACCATACGTCTTTGCTATCCAACGGTGTTCACATTGTTGATTCACTTCTAAAAAAGAATATAGATATAGTGGCATTATTCAGTCCTGAACATGGCATACGAGGCAGAGTACCTGCTGGTATAAAAGTTCAAGACCAAACAGATTCTATAACCGGTATAAAAATATATTCGTTGTATGGAAAAACACTCAAACCAACTCCGGAAATGCTTCAGGGAATCGAAGTATTACTATTTGATTTACAAGATGTTGGGGCACGGTTTTATACTTACAATGTTACGATGGCTTATGCAATGCAGGCGGCTGCGGAAAATAAAATCCGGTTTATATTGCTCGACCGTCCCAACCCTATAAATGGTGTTGATGTTGAAGGACCTCTACTCGATGTAAATTTGAAATCAGCAGTTGGTTTTTTCCCTATTCCTATTCGCCATGGTTTGACGTTGGGTGAAATTGCAAAAATGGCAGTCGGCGAAAATTGGATTGATAAAAATATTCAAAATGATTTAACTGTAATTCCGATGGAAAATTGGAAACGGAAAATGTATTTTGATGGAACAAAACTTCCTTGGGTGTCGCCCTCCCCAAATATGAAAACTGTTTCTACAGCAGTTGTGTATCCGGGAAATTGTCTGTTTGAAGCGACGAATATTTCGGAAGGACGCGGGACTGAAAAACCGTTTGAATATATCGGGGCGCCCTGGATTGACGGGAAATTGTTAGCGAAGAAATTAAATGATCTTAAACTGAAAGGTCTTCGATTTGAACCAATCGAATTTACCCCCGCATCGGATTCGGTTACAGGAGCAACCCCCAAGTATGCCAATCGCAAATGTAGCGGAATTTACTTTAAAGTTTTGGATAGACAAAAATATAAACCTGTTGAAACTTTCCTTTATGTGATTCAGATAATTCAAAAATTTTATCCTGATTCTTTAAAATATAATCGTAACTTTTTCGATAAATTAATAGGCGATAAGAAGGTTCTTGAGAACTTAAATATTAAAAATGGTCGAAAAGCTGTCGAAAAGTTCTCCAAAGTCGGTATGGAGGGCTTTAAAAAAAACGCTCAAAAATACCTTATTTATGCTAAAAATCCTTAA
- a CDS encoding NUDIX hydrolase: protein MKLKPWKKLKQINNIPNNWWTYLVDEVQLPSGKLGEYHYVHTNGSSLIIPVFDDGNILMVKQYRYLAGKESLEFPCGSIADGATIEEMAAQELAEEAGLKAGELTFAGTYNPYNGVTDEMCNVFIARSLTPINISHDDTEEFERIILSRKEIDSKIKSNEIWDGMTLAAWILAMDKI from the coding sequence ATGAAACTGAAACCATGGAAAAAATTAAAGCAGATAAATAACATTCCGAATAATTGGTGGACTTATTTAGTTGATGAGGTTCAACTTCCCTCAGGGAAATTGGGTGAGTATCACTATGTCCACACGAATGGGTCGAGTTTAATAATTCCGGTTTTCGACGACGGTAATATTTTGATGGTCAAACAATATCGTTACCTCGCCGGAAAAGAAAGTCTTGAATTTCCTTGCGGTAGCATCGCCGACGGTGCTACTATCGAGGAAATGGCAGCTCAAGAATTGGCAGAAGAAGCCGGCTTAAAAGCGGGTGAATTGACTTTTGCAGGCACTTATAATCCCTATAACGGTGTAACAGACGAAATGTGCAATGTTTTCATAGCACGTAGTCTAACACCTATTAATATCTCTCACGATGATACAGAAGAATTTGAAAGGATTATTTTGAGTAGGAAAGAGATTGATTCCAAGATTAAATCAAATGAAATATGGGACGGAATGACACTCGCTGCATGGATTTTAGCGATGGATAAAATATAA